The following nucleotide sequence is from Bacteroidota bacterium.
TTTTTCAATTTTAGGTGGCATGTTTTATTTTATGTTTCACATGACGTTAGTAACAGAAGTAAATAAAAATGGATTTCATTATAGATTTTTTCCTATTATCAGAAGAAAAAAGTTATTGATTACAGCGATATGATAAGCTGGCAATTAAAAAGCAAACAAGATTTTAAAGAACGCATGAATATAGGATATAGAAAAAATACTTTTGCCAAAAAAACTTCCTTTATGATGGGCAGTGATGAATATTTGGAGATCATTACAAAAACGAATCATACCTATATTTTTAGTACGACCAATTATTATAGTTTAACCTCAGCTTTAAGAAAATACTGCTCGCAAAAGGAGATCTGATGGCCAAAGAAACTAAAAAAGCATTAATAATTCGTATCAACCCTGATACCATTAAAGCCATTGAAAAATGGGCCGCCGATGATTTCAGGAGTGTGAACGGGCAGATAGAGTTTTTGTTGAATG
It contains:
- a CDS encoding Arc family DNA-binding protein — its product is MAKETKKALIIRINPDTIKAIEKWAADDFRSVNGQIEFLLNEALKKSGRYDKNDNDIIDGETGKRFDD